The Leptolyngbya subtilissima AS-A7 genome includes a region encoding these proteins:
- a CDS encoding histidinol-phosphate transaminase → MALPFLRSAVVQLTAYTPHVESADDPSPASFDILDTNECPYDLPEALKEKLAWHLHHDVAANRYPDGGHGALKSAIAQYVTESASGTAVSAAHISVGNGSDELIRSLLIATCIGGEGSVLVANPTFSMYGILARTLGIPVVTVERSEETFEVDLAAAQQAIDSPSELPVRVVFMVHPNSPTGNALTAAELDWLRSLPPEILVVVDEAYFEFSQQTTVAEVLPRPNWVVMRTFSKAFRLAAYRVGYTVASSELTQALEKVRLPYNLPSLTQAAAQLALAHRQELLAVVPEIQQQRRELAAAIAQHTPLHLWPSDANFLYGRLPVPSGQSPNAELERWFNCLRRQGTLVRHTGGGLRITIGTPAENQRTLAHMQQL, encoded by the coding sequence ATGGCTTTGCCCTTTTTGCGATCGGCGGTGGTTCAACTGACGGCCTATACCCCTCATGTTGAGTCGGCAGACGACCCATCCCCAGCTAGTTTCGACATTCTTGATACCAACGAGTGCCCCTACGACCTGCCTGAGGCGCTCAAAGAAAAGCTGGCCTGGCACCTGCACCACGATGTCGCCGCCAACCGCTACCCCGACGGTGGGCATGGGGCGTTGAAGAGCGCGATCGCCCAGTACGTCACCGAATCCGCCAGCGGAACCGCGGTTAGCGCCGCTCATATCTCCGTCGGCAATGGTTCTGACGAACTGATTCGCTCGCTGCTGATCGCCACCTGCATTGGGGGTGAAGGGTCGGTGCTGGTAGCCAATCCCACCTTTTCGATGTACGGCATTCTCGCCCGCACCCTAGGCATTCCGGTGGTGACGGTGGAGCGGAGCGAGGAAACTTTTGAGGTGGATCTGGCGGCGGCGCAGCAGGCGATCGACTCTCCCTCAGAATTGCCGGTGCGAGTTGTGTTTATGGTGCACCCCAACTCTCCCACGGGCAACGCCCTCACCGCCGCAGAGTTGGATTGGCTCAGATCTTTGCCTCCCGAGATCTTGGTTGTGGTGGATGAGGCCTATTTTGAATTCAGCCAGCAAACCACCGTGGCTGAGGTGCTGCCTCGGCCCAACTGGGTGGTGATGCGAACCTTCTCGAAAGCCTTTCGCCTAGCGGCTTACCGGGTGGGTTATACAGTGGCGAGCTCAGAGTTGACTCAAGCGCTTGAGAAAGTGCGACTGCCCTACAACCTGCCCAGCCTCACCCAAGCGGCGGCTCAACTGGCTCTAGCTCACCGGCAGGAGCTATTGGCGGTGGTGCCTGAGATTCAGCAGCAGCGGCGGGAATTAGCGGCGGCGATCGCCCAACACACCCCCTTACATCTCTGGCCCAGCGACGCCAACTTTCTCTACGGGCGACTGCCAGTGCCCTCTGGCCAATCCCCAAACGCAGAGCTAGAGCGCTGGTTCAACTGTCTGCGCAGGCAGGGAACGCTGGTGCGCCACACGGGCGGCGGTCTAAGAATTACTATCGGCACTCCGGCGGAGAATCAGCGAACTTTAGCTCACATGCAGCAGCTGTAG
- a CDS encoding PIN/TRAM domain-containing protein: MLDALIIFSFILAGAGIGFYSIDLLPQPILQQVTNIEALGAVTAVFGGLIGTGLGLVMQTSYRRLERQVKELPPDRILTRAVGLVLGLLIANLMLAPLFLLPIPSEFGFIKPMTAVLGSVLFAVSGMNLADTHGRSLLRLISPSTLESTLVAEGTLKPSKTKVLDTSCIIDGRIEGLMETGFLEGQLLVPQFVLQELQNVADASNDQKRDRGRRGLDVLNRIRESYPNRLLINSVDYDDIPTVDAKLVKLAQELNAMLLTNDYNLNKVASFQDVEVLNINDLAQAIRPAYLPGDDIDLKILKEGKEPSQGVGYLNDGTMVVVEEGRDYIGEELEVVVTGSLQTSAGRMIFARPKTSIVAS; encoded by the coding sequence ATGCTAGACGCACTGATTATATTTTCATTTATCCTGGCCGGGGCGGGCATTGGGTTCTACAGCATTGATCTGCTGCCCCAGCCGATTTTGCAGCAGGTCACCAATATTGAGGCGCTGGGTGCGGTAACCGCCGTGTTCGGTGGGCTGATTGGCACTGGCTTGGGCTTGGTCATGCAGACCAGCTACCGCCGTCTAGAACGCCAGGTTAAAGAACTACCGCCCGATCGCATTCTCACCCGCGCCGTGGGTCTGGTGCTGGGCCTGCTAATCGCCAACCTGATGCTGGCGCCGTTGTTTTTGCTGCCCATTCCCTCAGAGTTTGGCTTTATTAAGCCGATGACGGCGGTACTAGGCAGCGTGCTGTTTGCGGTGTCAGGCATGAACCTAGCCGATACCCACGGGCGATCGCTGCTGCGCCTGATCAGCCCCAGCACGCTGGAGTCAACCTTGGTGGCCGAGGGCACCCTCAAGCCCAGCAAAACCAAGGTGCTTGACACCAGCTGCATTATCGATGGCCGCATCGAAGGGTTAATGGAGACGGGCTTTTTGGAGGGGCAGCTGCTGGTGCCCCAGTTTGTGCTGCAAGAGCTTCAGAATGTGGCCGATGCCAGCAATGACCAAAAGCGCGATCGCGGTCGGCGTGGGCTGGATGTGCTCAACCGCATTCGCGAGTCCTACCCCAACCGCCTGTTGATCAACTCCGTCGACTACGACGACATCCCCACCGTGGATGCCAAGCTGGTGAAGCTGGCCCAGGAACTCAACGCCATGTTGCTCACCAACGACTACAACCTCAACAAAGTCGCCAGCTTCCAAGATGTCGAAGTCCTCAACATCAACGATCTAGCCCAGGCTATTCGTCCTGCCTATTTGCCCGGTGACGACATTGACCTGAAGATTCTCAAAGAAGGCAAAGAGCCTTCCCAGGGTGTGGGCTACCTGAACGACGGCACCATGGTCGTGGTCGAAGAAGGCCGCGACTATATTGGCGAAGAGCTAGAGGTGGTGGTGACAGGGTCACTGCAAACCTCCGCTGGGCGGATGATTTTTGCTCGCCCCAAGACCTCTATAGTGGCCTCCTAG
- the aroA gene encoding 3-phosphoshikimate 1-carboxyvinyltransferase, which yields MTARIELTDAAPHQTLTLEFPDDGVALRGRVRVPGDKSISHRSLMLGAIAKGETRIQGLLLGEDPRSTAACFQAMGVTMSSLEDEWVTVQGVGLGNLQEPADVLNAGNSGTTLRLMLGLLASHPDRYFAVTGDGSLRSRPMDRVIKPLSQMGAEIWGRQNNRLAPLAVRGQSLKPIHYRSPVASAQIKSCILLAGLLTEGETTVTEPSLSRDHSERMLRAFGADIAVDADTCSVTVRGPATLTGQTVVVPGDISSAAFWLVAGAITPGSDLVIENVGINPTRTGILDALEAMEADITLENLREVTGEPVADLRVRHSRLKATTLSGDLIPRMIDEVPILAVAALFAEGTTVITDAEELRVKECDRIAVMASQLAQLGARVEEHPDGLTIYGGTPLTGAVVDSYTDHRVAMSLAIAALRVKGSMQVQRAEAAAVSYPSFTATLAELCGLSLD from the coding sequence ATGACTGCCCGCATTGAGTTGACTGACGCTGCCCCACATCAAACCCTGACTCTTGAATTCCCTGACGATGGGGTGGCGCTGCGGGGCCGGGTGCGGGTGCCGGGGGATAAGTCAATTTCCCACCGATCGCTGATGCTAGGAGCGATTGCCAAAGGTGAAACTCGCATTCAGGGCCTGCTGCTGGGTGAAGATCCGCGCAGCACCGCCGCCTGCTTTCAAGCCATGGGCGTTACCATGTCATCGCTTGAAGACGAATGGGTAACGGTGCAGGGAGTGGGTTTAGGCAATTTGCAAGAACCGGCGGACGTGCTCAACGCCGGAAATTCAGGCACCACCCTGCGGCTGATGCTGGGGCTGCTGGCGTCCCACCCCGATCGCTATTTTGCAGTCACGGGCGATGGTTCACTGCGATCGCGCCCCATGGACCGGGTGATTAAACCCCTCAGTCAGATGGGCGCAGAGATTTGGGGCCGGCAGAACAACCGCCTTGCTCCCCTAGCGGTGCGGGGGCAGTCTCTTAAACCCATCCACTACCGCTCCCCCGTGGCCTCCGCCCAGATCAAGTCCTGCATTTTGCTGGCCGGGCTGCTGACCGAGGGCGAAACCACTGTCACTGAGCCCAGCCTGTCGCGCGACCACAGCGAGCGTATGCTGCGAGCCTTTGGGGCCGACATTGCCGTAGACGCCGACACCTGTAGCGTCACCGTGCGCGGACCAGCCACCCTCACCGGGCAAACCGTGGTGGTACCTGGCGACATCAGCTCGGCTGCCTTTTGGCTGGTAGCTGGAGCCATTACCCCCGGCTCCGATCTAGTCATTGAGAATGTGGGCATCAACCCCACTCGCACCGGCATTCTCGACGCCCTAGAAGCCATGGAAGCCGACATCACCTTAGAGAATCTGCGTGAGGTTACCGGAGAACCCGTGGCCGATCTGCGGGTACGCCACAGCCGCCTTAAGGCCACCACTTTGAGCGGCGATCTGATCCCCCGCATGATCGACGAGGTGCCGATTTTGGCGGTGGCAGCTCTGTTTGCCGAGGGCACCACGGTAATCACTGACGCCGAAGAATTGCGGGTGAAGGAGTGCGATCGCATCGCCGTTATGGCCAGCCAGCTTGCCCAACTGGGTGCCCGCGTTGAAGAACACCCCGACGGCCTCACCATCTATGGTGGCACCCCCCTCACAGGGGCCGTCGTCGACAGTTACACTGATCAT
- a CDS encoding GNAT family N-acetyltransferase, whose protein sequence is MVQADPNISPLSASAAPQPHVRTATLRDLDRLTDVLTASFYDRDGWRQWVYPFIRLGIYEDLKQRLKAQSPRYACLAAVAIPTAGSIASNEEAVAGTVEASLRQPWPWQGDRHVYISNLAVDQTFRRQGVALTLLRSCEQVAQRWGIRELQLHVMEDNLAARALYRKAGFSVVQTEDSPASWLGLQARRLMMHKTLQLPTHPTKP, encoded by the coding sequence ATGGTACAGGCCGACCCAAATATTTCTCCCCTTTCGGCCTCGGCAGCACCCCAGCCGCACGTTCGCACAGCCACTTTGCGCGACCTCGATCGCCTTACCGATGTGCTCACCGCCAGCTTTTATGATCGCGATGGCTGGCGGCAGTGGGTATATCCCTTCATTCGACTCGGCATTTACGAAGATCTAAAGCAGCGACTCAAGGCCCAGTCGCCTCGCTACGCTTGCCTAGCTGCCGTCGCTATCCCCACCGCAGGTTCTATTGCAAGCAATGAAGAGGCAGTTGCTGGCACTGTTGAAGCCTCGCTACGCCAGCCCTGGCCCTGGCAGGGCGATCGCCATGTCTACATTTCAAATCTGGCTGTAGATCAAACCTTTAGGCGGCAGGGCGTTGCTCTTACCCTGCTGCGATCGTGCGAACAGGTGGCGCAACGGTGGGGTATCCGTGAGCTGCAACTCCACGTCATGGAAGACAACTTGGCAGCCCGAGCGCTTTACCGCAAGGCCGGATTTTCAGTCGTGCAGACCGAAGACTCACCAGCCTCGTGGCTAGGGCTACAGGCCCGTCGGCTGATGATGCATAAAACCCTACAGCTGCCGACTCATCCAACCAAGCCCTAG
- the ubiG gene encoding bifunctional 2-polyprenyl-6-hydroxyphenol methylase/3-demethylubiquinol 3-O-methyltransferase UbiG, whose product MGRQRNNLDFYDQQAAHWWDETATIAPLNRLNPLRFKYFDRVIPHWKELRVLDVGCGGGFTCEFLAHQQAQVWGLDQSASCIAAAQTHAEAEGWPITYCQGVAEALPFEAAAFDVVVCVDVLEHVADPLKSVQEISRVLRPGGLFCFDTINRTARSRLVMIWLLENILRQIPVGIHDWEKFITPDELRAMLAQAGFGEVKMAGFNMFGSTVREVVAAYRLYQTAGKFEARFDEDMRVMYIGTAVKGGAEQVGEWG is encoded by the coding sequence TTGGGACGACAGCGCAACAACCTCGATTTTTACGATCAGCAGGCTGCCCACTGGTGGGACGAAACCGCCACCATTGCGCCGCTCAATCGCTTGAATCCACTGAGGTTCAAATATTTTGATCGGGTCATACCCCACTGGAAAGAGCTGAGGGTGCTGGATGTGGGCTGTGGCGGGGGCTTTACCTGCGAGTTTTTGGCTCACCAACAGGCTCAGGTGTGGGGGCTAGACCAGTCGGCCAGCTGTATTGCGGCAGCTCAGACCCATGCCGAGGCGGAGGGCTGGCCGATTACCTACTGCCAGGGCGTGGCAGAAGCGCTGCCCTTTGAGGCAGCTGCCTTTGATGTGGTGGTCTGTGTGGATGTGCTAGAGCATGTGGCCGACCCTCTGAAATCGGTGCAGGAAATCAGCCGGGTGCTGAGACCTGGCGGGTTGTTTTGCTTTGACACGATCAACCGCACGGCGCGATCGCGCTTAGTCATGATCTGGCTGCTAGAGAACATCCTGCGCCAGATTCCGGTGGGCATTCACGACTGGGAGAAGTTCATCACCCCCGATGAGCTGCGCGCCATGCTGGCCCAGGCGGGCTTTGGGGAAGTGAAGATGGCTGGCTTCAATATGTTTGGCAGCACGGTGAGGGAAGTGGTGGCGGCCTATCGGCTGTATCAGACGGCGGGCAAGTTTGAGGCGCGCTTCGATGAGGATATGCGAGTGATGTATATCGGCACGGCAGTAAAAGGGGGTGCGGAGCAGGTGGGTGAGTGGGGTTAA